In the Leptotrichia sp. oral taxon 212 genome, one interval contains:
- the aroB gene encoding 3-dehydroquinate synthase codes for MEKLYVGLGKNSYDILIGENFFERFPEYIGEVYKGKKLFVITDSNVDRIYKNEYERMFKGFDYKIYVLEAGEKNKHIGIMPGIYSAMVNSGLTRKDMVVAFGGGVVGDIAGFAAASYMRGIGFMQIPTTIVSQVDSSVGGKVGVDLPEGKNLVGAFHQPKLVLIDNYFLNTLTDRYFYDGFAEIVKYGCIYDKKFFDKLVEIVETAGISYDDENYKQKLREHLMKYVNEFVYRSCEIKKEVVEKDEMESNLRMILNFGHTIGHAIEQFTSYEKYSHGEAISAGMVDITKIGEKKGFTKKDEFLKIEKLLKALNLPTEIEYPKDRISEIMKRDKKSTSDGISFVILKEIGEVEIRKIGEKEIFE; via the coding sequence ATGGAAAAATTATATGTTGGATTGGGGAAGAATTCCTATGATATTTTGATTGGGGAGAATTTTTTTGAGAGATTCCCTGAATATATTGGAGAAGTTTATAAAGGAAAGAAATTATTTGTAATTACGGATTCTAATGTAGACAGGATTTATAAAAATGAGTATGAAAGAATGTTTAAAGGCTTTGATTATAAAATTTATGTGCTGGAAGCAGGAGAAAAAAATAAGCATATTGGTATAATGCCTGGAATTTATTCTGCAATGGTAAATTCAGGGCTTACGAGAAAGGATATGGTTGTTGCATTTGGTGGTGGAGTTGTTGGAGATATTGCCGGATTTGCGGCTGCCAGTTATATGCGTGGGATTGGATTTATGCAGATACCCACGACGATAGTTTCACAAGTTGACAGCAGTGTTGGCGGAAAAGTCGGAGTTGACTTGCCGGAGGGAAAAAATCTTGTTGGGGCATTTCATCAGCCGAAACTTGTCTTAATTGATAATTATTTTTTGAATACATTGACGGACAGATATTTTTATGATGGATTTGCAGAAATTGTGAAATATGGATGTATTTATGATAAGAAATTTTTTGATAAACTTGTGGAAATAGTGGAAACAGCAGGGATTTCTTATGATGATGAAAATTATAAACAGAAATTGCGTGAACATTTGATGAAATATGTAAATGAGTTTGTTTACCGTTCATGTGAGATAAAAAAGGAAGTTGTGGAAAAAGATGAGATGGAAAGTAATTTGAGAATGATATTGAATTTTGGACATACTATCGGACATGCGATAGAGCAGTTTACAAGTTATGAGAAATATTCACATGGAGAAGCAATTTCTGCTGGAATGGTAGACATTACAAAAATTGGGGAGAAAAAAGGGTTTACTAAAAAGGATGAATTTTTAAAAATTGAGAAATTGTTGAAGGCATTGAATTTACCGACTGAGATTGAATATCCGAAAGACAGGATTTCTGAAATTATGAAAAGGGATAAAAAAAGTACGAGTGATGGAATTAGTTTTGTAATTCTGAAGGAAATTGGGGAAGTTGAAATTAGAAAGATAGGGGAAAAAGAGATTTTTGAGTAA